One window from the genome of Paracoccus marcusii encodes:
- a CDS encoding TnsA endonuclease N-terminal domain-containing protein, with amino-acid sequence MVTPDHSPGQPAMSYPFEPSFIRPLSSKAARKPPARSKSSSRGHVIGGGSPSGAPPRLRYYESKREQDVLYLLLARPDVVDIWDQPPPVFYHDANGRKRSHTFDFLITLTSGKRIAIAVKPDAIAERQGFREALQRIRAAAPLSFANEIVLITERSYCPSAARNAQKLHDFKRTPDPEADGSIETLVRCLSGPTTIAELVEASGLGGRAFRAVFKAIYAGVLRALEPGDILPTTRIIPEALQ; translated from the coding sequence ATGGTCACGCCTGACCATTCGCCGGGCCAACCAGCCATGAGCTACCCATTTGAGCCTTCCTTCATCCGACCGTTGTCAAGCAAGGCGGCACGCAAACCGCCCGCCCGATCCAAGTCCAGCAGCCGCGGACATGTTATTGGTGGAGGGTCACCGTCCGGAGCTCCGCCGCGCCTGCGGTATTACGAAAGCAAGCGAGAGCAGGATGTACTCTACCTGCTTCTGGCGCGCCCGGATGTTGTTGATATCTGGGACCAGCCGCCACCCGTGTTCTATCACGATGCCAACGGCCGAAAGCGCAGTCACACCTTCGACTTCCTCATCACCCTGACCAGTGGAAAGCGCATTGCCATCGCGGTGAAGCCCGATGCGATTGCCGAGCGCCAAGGCTTTCGCGAAGCCCTGCAGCGCATCCGAGCAGCAGCTCCGCTCAGCTTCGCCAATGAGATCGTGCTGATCACTGAAAGGTCCTACTGCCCATCGGCCGCCCGAAATGCGCAGAAGCTGCACGACTTCAAGCGAACTCCTGACCCCGAGGCTGACGGCTCCATCGAAACCCTGGTGCGGTGCCTCAGCGGCCCGACGACTATTGCGGAGTTGGTGGAAGCGTCGGGACTCGGGGGTCGGGCCTTCCGCGCTGTCTTCAAGGCAATCTACGCCGGTGTTCTGCGCGCCCTGGAACCAGGCGACATTCTTCCCACAACCCGCATCATTCCGGAGGCCCTGCAATGA
- a CDS encoding helix-turn-helix domain-containing protein yields MNLELHDEIKRALRAQRVTLRSIAEEAGCSLSMASMVSQGYRSSKVVEGLIAEKLGKTPETLWPDRYNTKRER; encoded by the coding sequence GTGAACCTAGAGCTGCACGATGAAATCAAACGTGCGCTCAGGGCACAGAGGGTCACGCTGCGCAGCATTGCCGAAGAAGCGGGCTGTAGCCTTAGCATGGCCTCGATGGTGTCGCAGGGATACAGATCCAGCAAGGTTGTCGAAGGTCTGATCGCCGAGAAGCTTGGCAAGACGCCGGAGACGCTCTGGCCTGACCGGTACAACACAAAAAGGGAGCGCTGA
- a CDS encoding helix-turn-helix domain-containing protein: MLVVSSALETVVPKQPSSMLPDLDSDAAIGKRLALIRVGLGMTQAGFAASLNVSPRSYQHYEKGTRSISAELLRQLRTSHGLAPNWVLLGQGLPREGQDAEALAAFVEELGAHLAAIQVTLPPKNQGKIISGWWKALRDGTRVGMPDVRHWVDLLKE; encoded by the coding sequence ATGCTCGTCGTTTCGTCTGCCTTGGAGACAGTTGTGCCCAAACAGCCCTCATCTATGTTGCCTGATCTCGATAGCGATGCGGCCATCGGCAAACGTCTGGCCCTGATCCGCGTGGGCCTTGGGATGACACAGGCAGGCTTCGCCGCCAGCCTTAACGTGTCGCCGCGCTCGTACCAGCATTACGAAAAAGGAACGCGGAGCATCTCTGCGGAGCTCTTGCGCCAGCTCCGGACAAGCCACGGACTTGCTCCGAACTGGGTCCTGCTGGGCCAAGGCCTGCCGCGCGAAGGTCAGGATGCAGAGGCCTTGGCTGCATTTGTCGAGGAGCTTGGGGCCCATCTGGCCGCGATACAGGTGACGCTGCCGCCGAAGAACCAAGGTAAGATCATATCCGGGTGGTGGAAGGCCCTACGGGATGGAACTCGTGTCGGGATGCCGGATGTCAGGCATTGGGTCGACCTTTTAAAAGAATGA